The following proteins come from a genomic window of Phnomibacter ginsenosidimutans:
- a CDS encoding class I SAM-dependent methyltransferase, translated as MESLVLALMNYPAAISLVPKAFNPGIASPTWITRKLLLHAVLQHAPALKGKLLDFGCGAKPYKSLFSVDEYIGVDFQGEGHDHSNEQIDVYYDGKTLPFENDSFDSIFSTEVFEHVFNLPEMLDELNRVLKPGGQMLITCPFAICEHEQPNDFARYTSFAIRHLLQQHGFEVVQQEKLGTSVQALWQMRITYWNLHVLYKLRNIPVIRSGARLFFNSMMNAAAWLCNAILPFSNDLYLNNLVLARKK; from the coding sequence ATGGAATCGTTAGTTTTGGCCCTCATGAATTATCCCGCCGCCATATCATTGGTTCCAAAGGCTTTTAATCCGGGCATCGCTTCCCCCACATGGATTACCAGAAAACTATTGCTACATGCCGTGCTGCAACATGCCCCTGCTTTGAAAGGCAAGCTGCTAGATTTTGGCTGCGGCGCCAAACCATACAAGTCTTTGTTTTCAGTAGATGAATACATCGGTGTCGACTTTCAGGGAGAAGGGCACGACCACAGCAATGAGCAAATTGATGTGTACTACGACGGCAAAACATTGCCATTCGAAAACGACAGTTTCGACAGCATTTTTTCAACGGAAGTGTTTGAGCATGTATTCAACCTGCCGGAGATGCTCGATGAATTGAACCGGGTACTGAAGCCTGGCGGGCAAATGCTCATCACCTGTCCGTTTGCTATTTGTGAGCATGAGCAACCCAACGATTTCGCCCGGTATACGTCTTTTGCCATCAGGCATTTGCTACAGCAGCATGGGTTTGAAGTAGTACAGCAAGAAAAACTGGGTACCTCTGTGCAAGCACTCTGGCAAATGCGCATTACCTATTGGAACCTGCATGTGTTGTATAAACTACGCAATATTCCTGTGATAAGAAGTGGTGCAAGACTATTTTTCAATAGCATGATGAACGCAGCTGCATGGTTATGTAATGCTATTCTTCCTTTCTCTAATGATTTATACCTGAACAACCTGGTGTTGGCCAGAAAAAAGTAA
- a CDS encoding TylF/MycF/NovP-related O-methyltransferase codes for MVIKLANKLLGQLGYVITKKQMEEPVAGDMMGDEPFMELYQQVKPYTMTSPERLYALHKAVIYTIEKNLPGDFVECGVWRGGSSMMIALTLKQLGVQNRHLYLYDTFEGMSEPTEADKDISGSDAAQLLATHNKTAGIWAFADLQDVQQNMQLTGYPTANIHYVQGKVEDTIPATIPAAIALLRLDTDWYESTKHELIHLYPLLANNGALIIDDFGHWQGAKKAVLEYFDKQPVLLNRIDYTGRIIIKL; via the coding sequence ATGGTTATCAAACTCGCCAATAAGTTGTTGGGCCAACTCGGCTACGTAATTACCAAAAAGCAAATGGAAGAACCAGTAGCAGGCGATATGATGGGCGATGAACCTTTTATGGAGTTGTACCAACAGGTAAAACCCTATACCATGACCAGCCCCGAAAGGCTGTATGCCTTGCACAAAGCAGTAATCTATACCATAGAAAAAAACTTGCCCGGCGATTTTGTGGAATGTGGTGTGTGGCGGGGCGGCAGCAGTATGATGATTGCCCTTACGTTGAAACAACTGGGTGTTCAAAACAGGCACCTGTACCTCTACGACACCTTTGAAGGCATGAGCGAACCTACCGAAGCCGACAAAGACATATCGGGTAGCGATGCAGCGCAACTCTTGGCCACACACAACAAAACGGCTGGCATTTGGGCCTTTGCCGATTTACAAGATGTACAGCAAAACATGCAACTCACCGGCTACCCTACTGCAAATATTCATTACGTACAAGGCAAGGTAGAAGATACCATTCCAGCAACTATACCAGCCGCCATTGCGCTACTGCGCCTTGATACCGATTGGTATGAAAGCACCAAACATGAATTGATTCATTTGTATCCTTTGCTGGCAAACAATGGTGCATTAATCATTGATGATTTCGGTCACTGGCAGGGTGCTAAAAAAGCAGTGCTGGAATATTTCGACAAACAGCCTGTACTGCTGAACAGGATTGATTATACCGGCAGAATTATAATTAAGTTGTAA
- a CDS encoding gliding motility-associated C-terminal domain-containing protein gives MNAPIYIQNSSPAGQAYYWNFCAGDLNQIPTAQNYSVAPESNTPVFMDYANDNGEWIGLVVNHLSGTISRLRYGNSLNNNPSITNLGSLGVMPLYLEGIQIVHDGQQWFAFVVGGQRSQSALIKLNFGNSLLNTPTAVNYGAIGGIDFPVDISIFNKNGKWYAFTVSAYNNSLTRYDFGDNLDNMPTGINFGNLGNLRYPTGIFGIEENSDYYLYVVSQDDNRIIRLNFGNDITSVPSAKDLALVNGTLNAPRDITLIRDCGNNFGFVVNANSSSLMKLDFGNSLLNDAPVATDLGNNGNMNFPHSISTIFRTGNQLNFFVTNVRNNSFTVFTFANCSSTNIPSSSAFNPPVYTYSQPGKYNITLHMNEGQASQSVFCKTIVVMEAPLLNLGDTLNQCSGETLAIGKQFTDASHYRWSTGETSAFIQPSQPGWYWLEVTFRSGCYTRDSVFVRQPQGATFDFGPDKNICQSGPFTLDGPPGMLRYEWNDGSTTQSINTSIGGTFYLTVTDSCGKQYSDTIRINRTLNTSPLSLGNDTTVCVNKWPMSVPNQYARYLWSNGDTTNFTSSTASGTYWLTAWDICDQAMSDTINITQHAPAYTNLGNDTLYCGNFSQTLHANMQMPSFTWSTNENSSSITITQPGIYWAEVKDLCNNTYRDSITIRQMPKASPFSLGNDIRSCGDSSFTLTGPSNAATYVWSNNSQNISTRITSPGDYWLTISDACGNSFADSINYSRLQVPNVFLGDDTVLCIKNSFPLSAGNDGASYLWSTGSTTQKIDISQSGTYWVKVVNDVGCVAADTVNLKISMSQNMGLFQMPTAFTPNNDGLNDCFGIGKWGDVKVYKFEIYNRWGELIFTTTKASDCWNGKRNGTAQPSGQYAYIVVAETACGIVEHKGLFSLIR, from the coding sequence TTGAATGCACCAATTTACATTCAGAATAGCAGCCCTGCAGGCCAAGCTTATTACTGGAATTTTTGTGCCGGCGACCTTAACCAAATACCCACCGCCCAGAACTATTCAGTTGCTCCTGAATCGAATACGCCCGTATTTATGGATTATGCTAATGACAATGGCGAATGGATAGGATTAGTCGTGAATCATTTATCTGGAACAATCAGCAGACTAAGGTATGGCAACAGCCTCAACAACAATCCTTCCATCACCAACCTAGGCAGTCTGGGGGTTATGCCGCTTTATCTCGAAGGCATTCAAATTGTGCATGATGGTCAACAGTGGTTTGCATTTGTAGTTGGTGGACAACGATCACAATCCGCGTTGATTAAACTTAATTTTGGCAATAGTCTCTTGAATACCCCCACTGCTGTAAACTATGGAGCGATTGGAGGCATCGATTTCCCTGTAGACATTTCTATTTTTAATAAAAATGGGAAGTGGTATGCTTTCACTGTAAGCGCTTACAATAACTCCCTGACCCGTTATGACTTTGGAGATAACTTAGATAATATGCCTACAGGCATCAATTTTGGTAACTTAGGTAACCTTAGATACCCCACAGGAATTTTCGGTATTGAAGAGAACAGCGATTACTATTTGTATGTTGTGAGTCAGGATGACAACCGAATTATCCGATTAAATTTTGGTAACGATATCACATCTGTTCCTTCTGCCAAGGATCTTGCCTTAGTAAACGGTACACTAAATGCACCAAGAGACATTACACTGATACGAGATTGTGGCAATAACTTCGGTTTTGTGGTGAATGCCAATTCCTCTTCACTTATGAAACTTGATTTTGGCAACTCTCTGCTGAATGACGCCCCAGTTGCAACAGATTTAGGCAACAACGGCAATATGAACTTTCCACATAGTATTTCTACCATTTTCAGAACAGGCAATCAGCTCAATTTCTTTGTGACTAATGTGCGGAATAACAGCTTTACAGTTTTCACCTTTGCCAACTGCTCCAGCACAAACATTCCGTCTTCATCTGCCTTCAACCCTCCTGTTTATACGTATTCTCAACCCGGAAAATACAATATAACTCTGCACATGAATGAAGGGCAGGCCAGTCAGTCTGTATTCTGTAAAACCATTGTGGTTATGGAAGCTCCGCTGCTTAATCTTGGAGATACGCTTAATCAATGTTCGGGAGAAACACTGGCTATCGGTAAGCAGTTTACTGATGCGTCACATTACCGTTGGAGTACCGGAGAAACGAGTGCTTTTATTCAACCTTCGCAACCAGGCTGGTATTGGTTAGAGGTAACATTCAGGAGTGGTTGCTACACCAGAGATTCCGTATTTGTACGCCAACCACAAGGCGCAACCTTCGACTTTGGCCCCGACAAAAACATCTGCCAGAGTGGTCCTTTTACTCTTGATGGCCCTCCAGGCATGTTACGTTATGAATGGAATGATGGCAGTACTACCCAATCTATCAACACTTCTATTGGAGGCACTTTTTATTTAACCGTGACAGATAGCTGCGGCAAGCAATACTCTGATACGATTCGCATCAACAGAACCCTAAACACCTCGCCTCTTTCTTTAGGTAATGACACTACCGTTTGCGTCAATAAATGGCCAATGTCGGTTCCCAATCAGTACGCAAGATATTTATGGAGCAATGGCGATACGACAAACTTTACCAGCAGTACAGCCAGCGGCACCTATTGGTTAACTGCCTGGGATATATGTGATCAAGCGATGAGTGATACGATTAACATTACACAACACGCTCCTGCTTACACCAATCTGGGCAACGATACATTGTATTGTGGAAATTTTTCACAGACACTCCATGCGAATATGCAAATGCCATCATTTACTTGGAGTACCAATGAAAACAGCTCCAGCATTACAATTACACAGCCGGGTATTTATTGGGCAGAGGTAAAGGATTTGTGCAACAATACTTACAGAGACAGTATTACCATTCGGCAAATGCCCAAGGCCAGTCCGTTTTCACTGGGCAATGATATCCGAAGTTGCGGTGACAGCAGTTTTACACTGACGGGGCCCTCTAATGCCGCCACTTATGTCTGGAGCAACAACTCGCAAAACATCAGCACCCGAATTACTTCACCAGGCGACTACTGGCTTACCATTTCAGATGCCTGCGGTAACAGTTTTGCAGACAGTATAAACTATAGTCGATTACAGGTGCCCAACGTTTTCCTCGGTGATGATACCGTGCTGTGTATCAAAAATTCCTTTCCACTTTCTGCCGGAAACGATGGCGCCAGCTATTTGTGGAGCACTGGTAGTACAACACAGAAAATTGACATCAGTCAATCTGGTACTTATTGGGTAAAAGTGGTGAATGATGTTGGCTGCGTAGCGGCGGATACCGTAAACTTAAAAATTTCAATGAGCCAGAATATGGGCTTATTTCAAATGCCAACAGCTTTTACTCCCAACAACGATGGGCTAAACGATTGTTTTGGTATAGGTAAATGGGGCGATGTAAAAGTGTACAAGTTTGAAATTTATAACCGTTGGGGAGAATTGATTTTTACCACCACAAAAGCGAGTGACTGCTGGAATGGCAAACGCAATGGTACTGCTCAGCCTTCCGGTCAGTATGCCTACATTGTAGTTGCAGAAACCGCCTGTGGAATTGTAGAGCACAAAGGTTTATTCTCCCTGATTCGCTAG
- a CDS encoding glycosyltransferase — protein MKPALSIILVNYHSGTFMYNCVQSIVQETVGVEYELILIDNSPQDGAAKGLLQSFPQIKYQALPANEGFARANNAGIALAKGEVILLLNTDTIIRQNAIGHCFERLQQNEELIAAGVQLEYADGSPQVSGSFNLTGGLNFLMVIPYFGRMLRWLSMQIGVKKPSIAEAVSDTEVDWISGAFLMVKRSAIRQAGPLIQTFFVP, from the coding sequence TTGAAGCCCGCTTTATCCATCATATTAGTCAACTACCACTCTGGCACATTTATGTACAATTGTGTGCAAAGCATTGTACAGGAAACAGTAGGAGTGGAGTATGAACTCATACTAATCGATAATAGCCCGCAGGATGGAGCAGCTAAAGGATTGCTTCAATCATTTCCACAGATTAAATACCAGGCATTACCAGCCAACGAGGGATTTGCCAGAGCCAACAATGCAGGCATTGCTTTAGCCAAAGGTGAAGTGATATTACTGTTGAATACCGATACGATTATTCGTCAAAATGCTATTGGTCATTGCTTCGAAAGATTACAACAAAACGAGGAACTGATTGCTGCTGGTGTGCAACTCGAATATGCAGATGGCAGTCCACAGGTAAGCGGCAGTTTTAACCTGACTGGAGGGCTTAATTTTTTAATGGTCATTCCTTATTTCGGCCGAATGCTGCGTTGGCTCTCCATGCAAATTGGTGTCAAGAAACCCAGCATAGCAGAAGCCGTTTCTGATACTGAAGTAGACTGGATTAGCGGCGCCTTTTTAATGGTAAAAAGGTCTGCTATTCGCCAGGCAGGACCACTGATCCAGACTTTTTTTGTACCATGA
- a CDS encoding glycosyltransferase, with the protein MQMAPRISVAICTYNRQKFIGACLACLAEQTMPAHEWEVIVVDNASTDETAAIVQAFIAVHPQLPFRYVHEPQKGLSFARNRSIAEARSGIVTFIDDDAEAVPHFVASIAAFMEAHPEAAGAGGRVLPKYSESPEPAWMNKYLNGFIGRVDHGEPIRIFEGRMKYPIGCNMTYRKELMLQAGGFNNQLTFRGDDKHIYHAVTQLNKAVYFLPEALVYHNIDAHRLTFDYFKKLFLKTGNEERIRVTMENGTTAVAKKAVEYLIKWGASLLIWLLFALKGQEIKGRYTMYSQWFTLTGFLKKDVFVR; encoded by the coding sequence ATGCAAATGGCGCCCCGCATCTCTGTAGCAATCTGTACGTACAACCGGCAAAAATTTATTGGTGCTTGTTTGGCCTGTTTGGCCGAGCAAACCATGCCTGCCCATGAGTGGGAAGTGATAGTAGTAGACAATGCCAGCACCGACGAAACCGCTGCCATTGTTCAAGCATTTATAGCAGTGCATCCGCAGCTGCCTTTCCGGTATGTGCATGAGCCGCAAAAGGGCTTGAGCTTTGCCCGCAACCGCAGCATTGCCGAAGCCCGTTCCGGTATCGTTACGTTTATTGATGATGATGCCGAAGCCGTGCCGCATTTTGTAGCCAGTATCGCCGCATTCATGGAAGCCCATCCTGAAGCCGCCGGTGCCGGTGGCCGGGTGCTCCCAAAATATTCGGAAAGTCCCGAACCAGCGTGGATGAACAAATACCTCAACGGTTTTATTGGCCGTGTAGATCATGGCGAACCCATCCGCATTTTTGAAGGCCGCATGAAGTACCCCATTGGTTGCAACATGACCTACCGTAAGGAGCTGATGTTGCAGGCCGGTGGCTTCAACAACCAGTTGACTTTCCGCGGCGACGACAAGCATATCTATCATGCAGTTACGCAGCTCAACAAAGCCGTGTATTTTTTGCCCGAAGCATTGGTATATCACAACATAGATGCCCACCGCCTCACGTTCGATTATTTCAAAAAATTGTTTTTGAAAACAGGCAATGAAGAACGCATACGGGTGACCATGGAAAATGGGACAACCGCTGTGGCAAAAAAAGCGGTGGAATATCTCATCAAATGGGGCGCTTCATTGTTGATATGGTTATTGTTTGCTTTGAAAGGGCAAGAAATCAAAGGCCGGTACACCATGTATTCCCAATGGTTTACTTTAACAGGTTTCTTGAAAAAAGACGTGTTTGTGCGATAA
- the wecB gene encoding non-hydrolyzing UDP-N-acetylglucosamine 2-epimerase: protein MKKKILFIFGTRPEAIKMAPLVKAFQQENEWCEPLVCLTAQHRQMLDQVIDFFGLPVHADLNMMKPNQTLFHITADALLGLEKVLDDMQPDLVIVQGDTTTAFTGALAAFYKKIPVAHLEAGLRSGNHYSPFPEEINRKLIGQIADWHFAPTPLAVENLQHKDIHGQVLLTGNTVIDALLMGLDKVKDDKELAARFSFIDASKKMILVTGHRRESFGQAFEDICRSLLQLVEENEDVQMVYPVHLNPNVREPVFRLLGNHPRIHLIEPVDYPAMIWLMHASYLILTDSGGVQEEAPTLGKPVLVMREVTERTEGIAAGTAKLVGTNPDVILSEARKLLHDHEAYAAMANAVNPYGDGTTSQTIVQFVKAQLA, encoded by the coding sequence ATGAAGAAAAAAATCCTGTTCATATTCGGCACCCGGCCCGAAGCCATTAAAATGGCACCGCTGGTAAAAGCCTTTCAGCAAGAAAATGAATGGTGCGAACCCTTGGTGTGTTTGACAGCACAACACCGTCAGATGCTGGATCAGGTGATTGATTTTTTTGGCCTGCCTGTGCATGCCGACCTGAACATGATGAAGCCGAATCAAACACTGTTTCATATTACTGCCGATGCATTGCTGGGCTTGGAAAAAGTGTTGGATGACATGCAGCCAGATTTGGTGATTGTACAGGGAGATACCACCACTGCCTTTACCGGGGCGCTGGCAGCTTTCTACAAAAAAATTCCGGTAGCACATCTGGAAGCTGGCTTGCGGAGCGGTAATCATTACTCGCCGTTTCCGGAAGAAATCAACAGAAAACTCATTGGACAAATTGCAGATTGGCATTTTGCTCCCACGCCATTGGCGGTGGAAAATTTGCAACACAAGGATATTCACGGACAGGTATTGCTGACAGGCAACACCGTGATTGATGCCTTGCTCATGGGATTGGATAAAGTGAAGGATGATAAGGAATTGGCAGCACGTTTTTCATTTATAGATGCCAGCAAAAAAATGATCTTGGTGACTGGTCACCGACGTGAAAGCTTTGGGCAGGCGTTTGAAGATATCTGTCGTTCATTGTTACAACTGGTAGAAGAAAATGAGGACGTGCAAATGGTATATCCTGTACATCTCAATCCCAATGTTCGGGAGCCGGTCTTTCGGTTGCTGGGCAACCATCCTCGCATTCACTTGATAGAACCGGTCGATTATCCTGCCATGATTTGGTTGATGCATGCCAGCTATTTGATATTAACGGACTCTGGAGGTGTGCAGGAAGAAGCCCCAACCTTAGGTAAACCTGTATTGGTAATGCGGGAAGTAACGGAACGTACTGAAGGCATTGCTGCCGGCACCGCAAAATTGGTAGGCACCAATCCGGATGTAATTTTAAGCGAAGCTAGAAAACTATTACATGACCATGAAGCTTACGCTGCGATGGCCAATGCTGTCAATCCTTATGGTGATGGCACTACTTCGCAAACCATTGTTCAGTTTGTAAAAGCCCAACTGGCATGA
- a CDS encoding glycosyltransferase family 2 protein — MSNPALISIVLPTYNGARYLATSIESCIEQTYPHWELIVINDCSTDNTLEIANAFAEKDQRIRVVSNEQNLKLPMSLNKGFGLANGEYFTWTSDDNYYSKDALAVMLEALQNQPNATLVYADETLIDDDGKVTGTWLMGDVNQQVATWKGCGGCFLYKRHMQQALKGYDPAMFMIEDYDFFLRGFVQFQYCYLQRADLYYYRFHPASLTGRYMPYVAVLQKLVIEKQLDALSKKIQPNDFALLLRKLSVHYMVNKGHAAKYAHYMQLLRKVSFRQWLITLLYVPVKGFMRFALQAAKSVQLFFTQLFG; from the coding sequence ATGAGTAATCCGGCATTGATTTCCATAGTACTACCTACTTACAATGGGGCCAGGTATTTGGCTACTTCTATTGAGAGTTGCATAGAGCAAACCTATCCGCATTGGGAGCTCATTGTCATCAACGATTGTTCTACAGACAATACATTAGAGATAGCCAATGCTTTTGCCGAAAAAGATCAGCGCATCAGGGTAGTGAGCAATGAGCAAAACCTGAAATTGCCCATGTCGCTGAACAAAGGATTTGGTTTGGCTAATGGCGAATATTTCACCTGGACATCTGATGATAATTATTACAGCAAAGATGCATTGGCAGTCATGCTGGAAGCATTGCAAAATCAGCCCAATGCTACGCTGGTATACGCCGACGAAACCTTGATAGATGATGATGGAAAAGTAACCGGCACGTGGTTAATGGGCGATGTAAACCAACAGGTGGCCACATGGAAAGGATGCGGCGGTTGCTTCTTGTACAAACGCCACATGCAGCAAGCATTGAAGGGCTACGATCCCGCAATGTTCATGATTGAAGATTACGATTTCTTCCTGCGTGGATTTGTGCAGTTTCAATATTGCTATTTGCAGCGGGCCGATTTGTACTATTACCGGTTTCACCCGGCCTCACTTACCGGGCGGTACATGCCGTACGTGGCCGTGTTGCAAAAGCTGGTGATAGAAAAACAACTGGATGCACTTTCGAAGAAAATACAGCCTAATGATTTTGCTTTGTTGTTGCGCAAACTGAGTGTGCATTACATGGTCAACAAAGGCCATGCTGCGAAGTATGCGCATTACATGCAACTCTTGCGCAAGGTTTCATTTCGTCAATGGCTAATTACTTTATTGTATGTTCCGGTAAAAGGCTTCATGCGTTTTGCATTGCAGGCAGCGAAGTCTGTCCAGTTATTTTTTACTCAATTGTTCGGTTAA
- a CDS encoding polysaccharide biosynthesis C-terminal domain-containing protein has product MSQTTIQRQSILSTLVIFAGFGVGALNLIVLQPKILSTEQWGLTRVITEAAVLLANVATLGTTPVIAKFFPFYKRHLRPNEIDLPAITMGFFAIGMAVVLLMLQILKPQIVLIFGKNNPLFSPYYFTLSLFILFQGTFLYMELYAWFAGKTILANTLKELVFRLLTTACLLLFGWQLVSFDGFMQLFACIYLPATAILIYMIRKHHGLPLHFRISKVTRRLKYKMLSLGSFVFMTTISQIAFVVCDTLFLASMYNFSQAGVYAVAQYFGQVVEVPMRSMQTSSVPLISEYWRAKNMTGLLSVYRKSCINLLVAGIGLGGLILVNLHNIERYFPSAYAAMVLPLAVLIVSRWINLGTGLNSMLIQLSTFWRFDFASTLVYSVIGIPLNYLLIRNFGMMGAALANVIAMTIYNGIRFVFLWKKFGLQPFTWRNAAVLLGGSALIAAVYIIPAHSNLFIDGILRSLLFGALFVFMVLRFHLSEELQALWEKWRTKLWPR; this is encoded by the coding sequence ATGAGCCAAACCACCATTCAACGCCAATCGATTCTGTCTACGCTGGTCATCTTTGCCGGCTTTGGCGTGGGTGCACTCAACCTCATTGTGCTGCAGCCAAAAATTTTGAGTACAGAGCAGTGGGGCCTTACCAGGGTGATTACCGAAGCTGCGGTTTTACTCGCCAACGTGGCTACATTGGGCACCACTCCGGTAATTGCCAAATTCTTTCCTTTTTACAAACGCCACCTGCGGCCCAACGAAATAGACCTGCCCGCTATTACCATGGGCTTTTTTGCCATTGGCATGGCTGTGGTATTGCTGATGTTGCAAATACTCAAACCGCAAATCGTACTCATCTTTGGCAAAAACAATCCGCTGTTTTCGCCCTACTATTTCACATTGAGTTTGTTCATTCTTTTTCAGGGGACCTTTCTATACATGGAATTGTACGCATGGTTTGCCGGCAAAACCATTTTGGCCAATACGTTGAAAGAACTGGTGTTTCGGTTGCTCACCACTGCATGCTTGTTACTTTTTGGTTGGCAGTTGGTCAGCTTCGATGGCTTTATGCAACTTTTCGCCTGCATTTATTTACCGGCCACAGCTATACTCATTTACATGATTCGGAAGCATCATGGGCTGCCCCTCCACTTCCGCATCAGCAAGGTTACCCGCAGGCTCAAATACAAAATGCTGAGCCTCGGCAGTTTTGTATTCATGACCACCATCAGCCAGATAGCCTTTGTGGTGTGCGACACATTGTTTTTGGCCAGCATGTACAATTTTAGCCAGGCGGGTGTGTATGCCGTGGCCCAGTATTTTGGACAGGTAGTGGAAGTGCCCATGCGCAGCATGCAAACCAGCAGTGTGCCCCTCATCAGTGAGTATTGGCGGGCCAAAAACATGACCGGACTGCTGAGTGTATACCGTAAAAGCTGTATCAACCTGCTGGTGGCAGGCATCGGCTTGGGTGGTCTTATTCTGGTAAACCTGCACAACATCGAACGGTATTTTCCCAGTGCCTACGCCGCCATGGTGTTGCCACTGGCCGTGCTCATTGTAAGCCGCTGGATCAACCTGGGTACGGGTCTCAACTCCATGCTCATTCAGCTGTCTACTTTTTGGCGTTTCGATTTTGCCAGCACATTGGTGTATTCAGTTATTGGCATTCCGCTCAACTACCTGCTCATCCGCAATTTTGGCATGATGGGCGCTGCATTGGCCAACGTGATTGCCATGACTATTTACAACGGCATCCGTTTTGTTTTTCTCTGGAAAAAATTCGGGCTGCAACCCTTCACCTGGCGCAATGCGGCCGTACTGCTGGGTGGCAGTGCTCTTATTGCAGCTGTGTATATCATTCCGGCACATAGCAATTTGTTTATCGACGGCATTTTGCGCAGCCTCCTGTTTGGGGCCCTCTTCGTGTTCATGGTGCTGCGGTTTCACCTGAGTGAAGAATTGCAAGCCCTTTGGGAAAAATGGCGTACAAAACTGTGGCCTCGGTAA
- a CDS encoding glycosyltransferase family 4 protein — translation MKIGIISVIHEPWGGSEELWASMAEIALQQGHEVLYCTLRFPQQATKVKALQAKGLKLVYRKGYVPKQEASWKRQLKKAGLLLQSQWRNPFQSLMDAKPDLVIYNGTTFSAIEHPEIFDWWKTTTATKIILSHFLPEHNAVLHPHRRNQLADFFQQAAHCFFVSERSKQNTQKALAVSLHNSSIIRNPVNMPDISALPFPPFQKGVVQLAMVGNLLVMHKGQDTMLQTLAQPTWKQLPWHLNVYGQGMDQPYLEQLAAMYGIAEKISFHGRVADIRQLWSQNHLLLMPSVMEGMPLAVVEAMLCGRPVLATDVGGHTEWINDNVDGFIAAAPSVYCLSDALQRAWQRQHEWARIGQMAHEKATHLYDPHPGQTLLTQLEKIVAARQSK, via the coding sequence ATGAAAATCGGCATCATTTCAGTCATACACGAACCTTGGGGCGGCAGCGAAGAGCTATGGGCCAGCATGGCAGAAATAGCTTTGCAACAAGGGCACGAAGTGTTGTACTGTACATTGCGTTTTCCGCAGCAAGCCACCAAGGTAAAAGCCTTGCAGGCAAAGGGATTGAAGCTGGTATACAGAAAGGGATACGTGCCCAAACAAGAGGCTTCGTGGAAAAGGCAATTGAAAAAAGCAGGCTTGCTGTTGCAAAGCCAATGGCGCAATCCATTTCAGTCTTTGATGGATGCAAAGCCTGATCTTGTTATTTACAATGGCACTACTTTTTCAGCCATTGAGCATCCGGAAATTTTTGATTGGTGGAAAACAACGACTGCCACAAAAATTATATTGTCTCATTTTTTGCCTGAGCACAATGCCGTCTTGCATCCGCATAGGCGAAATCAGTTAGCTGATTTTTTTCAGCAAGCAGCGCATTGTTTTTTTGTAAGTGAACGCAGCAAACAAAATACGCAAAAGGCATTGGCGGTTTCGTTGCACAACAGCAGCATCATTCGCAATCCCGTGAATATGCCGGACATCTCAGCGTTGCCTTTTCCTCCTTTTCAAAAAGGCGTAGTGCAACTGGCCATGGTGGGCAACCTGCTGGTGATGCACAAAGGCCAGGATACGATGTTGCAAACGCTGGCACAACCAACCTGGAAACAATTGCCCTGGCACCTCAACGTGTATGGCCAGGGCATGGACCAACCTTATCTTGAGCAATTGGCTGCTATGTATGGCATTGCCGAAAAAATCAGTTTTCATGGCAGGGTGGCCGATATTCGGCAACTTTGGTCGCAGAACCATTTGCTGCTGATGCCATCCGTAATGGAAGGCATGCCACTGGCGGTGGTAGAAGCCATGCTTTGCGGCAGGCCGGTGCTGGCTACCGATGTAGGCGGACACACTGAATGGATCAATGATAATGTAGATGGTTTTATTGCTGCGGCACCTTCTGTTTATTGCCTGAGCGATGCCTTGCAAAGGGCGTGGCAACGACAACACGAATGGGCCCGCATCGGGCAAATGGCACACGAAAAAGCGACTCATTTGTATGACCCGCATCCGGGACAAACACTACTCACACAATTAGAAAAAATAGTTGCTGCCCGGCAATCGAAGTAG